In one window of bacterium DNA:
- a CDS encoding xanthine dehydrogenase family protein molybdopterin-binding subunit yields the protein MPRIVKQNVEFEGRVEEREVVLEGDDAPIWQADQTFRVVGTPVARVDGAERASGTARYTADLYPAGTVHGAVLRSPHAHARIRRLDVSRAERADGVRAVLSHLNVTGLPWYNGLSALFDVELRYAGDEVAAVFADTAAAARDALDLIDVEYEVLPHVVDPDAALADGAPKVQPAGNVLGGEPERYARGDAGRGFGEAEVTVELDADTQDVLHHSMETHGSLCEWNGDRLTIWDSTQHIFGVRRQLAAALRIPMDHVRVLSPFMGGGFGSKNQAGKYTVIAALAARLTRRPAKLMFTRAEESLAAGKRPRSRQHIRLGARRDGRLVALDYRGVSGLGAYRAVGSPIAGPAKELYACPNVRTEVWNVFTNTGPSAAFRAPGFVEGTVALEGAMEALADRLGIDPLELRLRNYAETDQVLGRGYSSKFLREAYDMAAQAAGWGRRARTPQVPVRTGGPRRGFGMATQIWGGSGSAPAYAEVRLNADGSAEVRIGTQDIGTGARTALTQIAAEVLTLPIERVTVRIGDTDFPYSPLSAGSQTIASCGPAVRVAAEEARRHLLETAASVLEAAPSDVRLEDGRLAVAGVPDRKIAVHELTGRMGNFTIAGRGFRGANPDGVTIRTWGVQIAEVEVDPETGEVRVVKITACHDVGRVINPLGYASQIQGGVIQGLGMALCEDHVTDPESGTVMDLGFDAYALPRPSILPEIEALAVGRPDPISNNLGVKGVGEPPIIPTPAAIANAIANAVGVRVTSLPITPAKILRALAGPA from the coding sequence ATGCCGCGGATCGTCAAGCAGAACGTCGAGTTTGAAGGTCGCGTCGAAGAGCGCGAGGTGGTGCTCGAGGGCGACGACGCGCCGATCTGGCAGGCCGATCAGACGTTTCGCGTGGTGGGCACGCCGGTCGCCCGGGTGGACGGCGCGGAGCGCGCCTCCGGGACGGCCCGGTACACCGCGGATCTCTACCCGGCCGGGACCGTGCACGGCGCGGTGCTTCGCTCACCGCATGCGCACGCGCGCATCCGGCGCCTCGACGTGTCCCGGGCCGAACGCGCCGACGGGGTGCGCGCGGTGCTGTCGCACCTGAACGTCACCGGCCTGCCCTGGTACAATGGCCTGAGCGCGCTGTTCGACGTCGAGCTGCGGTACGCGGGCGACGAGGTGGCCGCGGTCTTCGCCGACACGGCCGCGGCGGCGCGCGACGCCCTCGACCTCATCGACGTGGAGTACGAGGTCCTGCCCCATGTGGTCGATCCCGACGCCGCGCTCGCGGACGGGGCGCCGAAGGTGCAGCCGGCCGGCAACGTCCTCGGCGGCGAGCCCGAGCGCTACGCGCGCGGCGACGCCGGCCGCGGGTTCGGGGAGGCCGAAGTGACGGTGGAGCTCGACGCCGACACGCAGGACGTGTTGCATCACAGCATGGAGACGCACGGCTCGCTCTGCGAATGGAACGGCGATCGCCTGACGATCTGGGATTCGACGCAGCACATCTTCGGCGTGCGCCGCCAGCTCGCCGCCGCACTCCGCATTCCGATGGATCACGTGCGGGTCCTGAGTCCGTTCATGGGCGGCGGCTTCGGCAGCAAGAACCAGGCCGGCAAGTACACGGTCATCGCCGCGCTCGCCGCGCGGCTGACCCGGCGGCCGGCGAAACTGATGTTTACGCGGGCGGAGGAGAGTCTGGCCGCGGGCAAGCGGCCCCGAAGCCGCCAGCACATCCGGCTCGGCGCGCGCCGCGACGGGCGGCTCGTCGCGCTCGACTACCGCGGCGTGTCGGGACTCGGCGCCTACCGGGCGGTCGGGTCGCCGATCGCGGGGCCCGCGAAGGAACTGTACGCGTGTCCGAACGTCCGGACGGAAGTGTGGAACGTCTTCACCAACACCGGGCCGAGCGCGGCCTTTCGCGCGCCGGGATTCGTCGAAGGCACCGTCGCGCTCGAAGGCGCGATGGAGGCTCTCGCCGACCGGCTGGGCATCGACCCCCTCGAGCTGCGGCTTCGCAACTACGCCGAGACCGACCAGGTGCTCGGCCGGGGGTATTCGAGCAAGTTCCTGCGCGAGGCGTACGACATGGCGGCCCAGGCCGCCGGCTGGGGGCGCCGCGCGCGCACGCCGCAGGTGCCGGTCCGGACCGGCGGCCCGCGCCGCGGATTCGGCATGGCGACGCAGATCTGGGGCGGCTCGGGCTCGGCGCCGGCGTACGCCGAGGTGCGGCTCAACGCGGACGGCAGCGCCGAGGTCCGGATCGGGACGCAGGACATCGGGACGGGCGCCCGCACCGCGCTCACGCAAATCGCCGCGGAGGTGCTGACGCTGCCGATCGAGCGGGTCACCGTCCGGATCGGCGACACCGACTTCCCCTACAGCCCGCTCTCCGCCGGCAGCCAGACGATCGCGTCGTGCGGCCCCGCCGTGCGTGTGGCGGCGGAGGAAGCGCGCCGGCATCTCCTCGAGACCGCCGCGTCGGTGCTCGAGGCGGCGCCGTCCGACGTCCGGCTCGAGGACGGGCGGCTCGCCGTCGCCGGCGTGCCCGATCGGAAGATCGCGGTCCATGAGCTCACCGGCCGCATGGGGAATTTTACGATCGCCGGGCGCGGATTCCGCGGCGCGAACCCGGACGGGGTGACCATCCGGACGTGGGGCGTGCAGATCGCGGAAGTCGAGGTGGACCCGGAGACCGGTGAAGTGCGCGTCGTCAAGATCACCGCCTGCCACGACGTCGGCCGCGTCATCAACCCGCTCGGCTATGCGAGCCAGATTCAGGGCGGCGTGATCCAGGGGCTGGGGATGGCGCTGTGCGAGGATCACGTGACGGATCCGGAGAGCGGCACGGTGATGGATCTCGGGTTCGACGCCTACGCCCTCCCCCGGCCGTCGATCCTGCCGGAGATCGAGGCCCTGGCCGTCGGGCGGCCCGATCCCATCTCCAATAACCTTGGCGTGAAGGGCGTCGGCGAGCCGCCGATCATTCCGACGCCCGCGGCGATCGCCAACGCGATCGCGAACGCGGTCGGCGTCCGGGTCACCTCGCTGCCGATCACCCCAGCCAAGATTCTGCGGGCGCTCGCTGGACCGGCCTAG
- a CDS encoding sensor domain-containing diguanylate cyclase, with translation MRLSDGADKALEFLARLARQFTAVLSLENLVTEVLESLREAAGFDSCTIGLIDEHDPDLLTIVGATGLCTYARDGAVRNGRGPLWATIDARVPLSIPDIHVDPRARGQGEQVGSGIYAPLLATGHPIGAIGAHRSAVAAFAARDLDLLSLLATYLGSLFEAAQAHERLAELAFADPLTELPNRRAFLDRLGVELLRSRRTGRPLSIALVDLDGFKAVNDRYGHAAGDAALRDVAHTMKRRTRGYDLVARYGGDEFALLFPDTPRQIADTIAGRFREIPRAGELGEMPTTLILSWGIASRPDDGDAADVLLAAADARLYETKGSR, from the coding sequence ATGCGGTTATCCGATGGGGCTGATAAAGCGCTGGAGTTCCTGGCAAGGCTCGCGCGCCAGTTCACGGCGGTGCTGAGCCTCGAAAATCTGGTGACGGAGGTCTTGGAGTCCCTGCGCGAGGCCGCCGGGTTCGACTCCTGCACCATCGGGCTCATCGACGAGCACGACCCCGATTTGCTCACGATCGTGGGGGCCACCGGGCTGTGCACATACGCCCGGGACGGCGCCGTCCGCAACGGACGCGGCCCGCTGTGGGCGACCATCGACGCCCGAGTGCCGCTGAGCATCCCCGACATCCACGTCGATCCCCGCGCGCGCGGGCAAGGCGAGCAGGTCGGCTCCGGCATCTATGCGCCGCTCCTCGCGACCGGTCATCCGATCGGAGCGATCGGCGCCCACCGCTCCGCGGTGGCCGCCTTCGCGGCCCGGGACCTCGATCTGCTGTCCCTCCTCGCCACGTATCTGGGCAGCCTGTTCGAGGCGGCACAGGCCCACGAACGGCTGGCCGAATTGGCCTTTGCCGATCCGCTCACCGAACTGCCCAATCGCCGGGCGTTTCTCGATCGGCTCGGCGTGGAACTGCTCCGGAGCCGCCGGACCGGCCGTCCCCTCAGCATCGCCCTTGTGGACCTGGACGGTTTCAAGGCGGTGAACGACCGGTACGGGCACGCAGCCGGCGACGCCGCGCTGCGAGACGTCGCCCACACGATGAAGCGACGTACCCGCGGCTACGATCTCGTCGCGCGGTATGGCGGGGACGAGTTCGCGTTGTTGTTCCCGGACACCCCAAGGCAGATCGCCGACACGATTGCCGGACGCTTTCGGGAGATTCCCCGCGCCGGCGAGTTAGGGGAGATGCCGACGACCCTGATCTTGTCCTGGGGGATCGCGTCTCGTCCCGACGACGGCGATGCGGCGGACGTGTTGCTCGCCGCCGCGGACGCGCGGTTGTACGAGACGAAAGGTTCCCGTTAG
- a CDS encoding O-antigen ligase family protein, with protein sequence MARPVTRAAPVEPDQQAVRPDTPRHADDGAPPPFHAAVGEVLDWIVLLGALALLAWTVAMGLTFLPAAGFLTHRVPLLVFEQASLAVGGAAGIRWLFGGRALPGAPVAALAAVAGVCLLSLGHTTNLYATREEIFLILALAMFAFGLLIVLGDAVKTQAFLAGLVLIAFWEALQGLGQFRAGTATPAYWLSPSFAGLIHTRVYGTLASPNVLAGFLLFGIAGAALLAMSLPVFLRPIAAAVLTGEVIALMLTYSRGGYAGLAAFVVVAAVTLIPVRARAWWVLALIAVLAVVALARLPAVAVRAQSLAPAQEDTATSRRFIWRAAGRVWADHRVWGTGLGTFNIVYSAYRPPDVLATYAILPVPGSAHDDYLQVLAETGAVGAGVFAAALLWGVWRAALRYRCGDTDDRLWIGAGVAAAAGIGVTSLVDENLYVVSNLVMLVALAAVVAAYVTRRARPRLRLWKRLFVLPAGVVVAALPPLLAPPVVATVLHNEATAEVAALRFTDAVATFRAARPLDPLNGVIPAYMGDLAADLYRRRLTTALGPWQSMRDVAAGLYEQAIAANAWDPYPWAELGRLRRDEHRYPDAIAAFREAIRRDAYTPRYRLWLADVLRITGDRDGARREYEEAARLYPVELVMIVHHEGQSDRYAVSKAQLDEVERALTQLGRAP encoded by the coding sequence ATGGCTCGCCCGGTAACGCGGGCGGCTCCCGTCGAACCGGATCAGCAGGCGGTCCGGCCGGACACGCCGCGGCACGCGGATGACGGAGCGCCCCCGCCGTTTCATGCGGCGGTCGGCGAGGTCCTGGACTGGATCGTCCTGCTCGGCGCGCTCGCGCTGCTGGCGTGGACCGTCGCGATGGGGCTCACATTTCTGCCGGCCGCGGGGTTCCTCACGCACCGGGTTCCACTGCTCGTGTTCGAGCAGGCCTCGCTCGCGGTCGGCGGTGCGGCGGGCATCCGCTGGCTGTTCGGCGGCCGGGCGCTGCCCGGGGCGCCCGTCGCGGCGCTGGCCGCCGTCGCCGGCGTGTGTCTGCTGTCCCTCGGGCACACGACCAACCTCTACGCGACGCGCGAGGAGATCTTTCTCATCCTCGCGCTGGCGATGTTCGCGTTCGGGCTGCTCATCGTGCTCGGCGACGCGGTCAAGACGCAGGCGTTTCTCGCCGGCCTCGTCCTGATCGCCTTCTGGGAAGCGCTGCAGGGGCTGGGGCAGTTTCGGGCCGGGACGGCGACGCCGGCGTACTGGCTGAGTCCGTCGTTCGCCGGCCTGATCCACACGCGCGTGTACGGCACGCTCGCCAGCCCGAACGTTCTCGCGGGCTTCCTCCTCTTCGGCATCGCCGGCGCCGCCCTGCTCGCGATGTCGCTCCCGGTCTTCCTGCGGCCGATCGCCGCCGCCGTCCTAACCGGGGAAGTCATCGCGTTGATGCTGACCTACTCGCGCGGCGGCTACGCCGGCCTGGCGGCGTTTGTGGTCGTCGCCGCCGTCACCCTCATCCCGGTCCGCGCGCGGGCCTGGTGGGTGCTCGCCCTCATCGCGGTCCTGGCCGTCGTCGCGCTGGCGCGCCTGCCCGCCGTCGCGGTTCGCGCTCAGAGCCTGGCGCCGGCGCAGGAAGATACCGCGACCAGCCGCCGGTTCATCTGGCGGGCGGCGGGCCGGGTGTGGGCGGATCATCGGGTCTGGGGCACCGGGCTCGGCACGTTCAACATCGTCTACTCGGCATACCGGCCGCCGGATGTCCTGGCCACGTATGCCATCCTCCCGGTCCCGGGCTCGGCGCATGACGATTATCTTCAGGTCTTGGCCGAGACAGGCGCCGTCGGGGCCGGCGTGTTCGCCGCCGCGCTCCTGTGGGGCGTGTGGCGCGCCGCGCTCCGTTACCGATGCGGCGACACGGACGACCGCCTCTGGATCGGGGCCGGCGTGGCCGCGGCCGCCGGCATCGGTGTCACGAGCCTCGTCGACGAGAATCTCTATGTGGTCAGCAACCTGGTCATGCTGGTCGCGCTCGCGGCGGTCGTGGCGGCGTACGTGACGCGCCGCGCACGGCCGCGGCTGCGGCTGTGGAAACGGCTCTTCGTTCTGCCGGCCGGCGTGGTCGTCGCCGCGTTGCCGCCGCTACTGGCGCCGCCGGTCGTGGCCACCGTGCTGCACAACGAGGCGACCGCCGAGGTGGCCGCCCTTCGGTTCACGGACGCCGTCGCGACCTTCCGCGCCGCGCGGCCGCTCGATCCGCTCAATGGCGTCATCCCGGCGTACATGGGCGACCTCGCGGCCGACCTGTACCGGCGGCGGCTCACCACCGCGCTGGGACCTTGGCAATCCATGCGCGATGTCGCCGCCGGGCTGTATGAGCAGGCGATCGCGGCCAACGCCTGGGACCCGTATCCGTGGGCCGAGTTGGGACGCCTACGCCGAGACGAACACCGCTATCCCGACGCGATTGCCGCTTTCCGGGAGGCGATCCGGCGCGACGCCTACACGCCGCGGTACCGTCTGTGGCTGGCGGACGTGCTCCGCATCACCGGAGACCGAGATGGGGCACGGCGCGAGTACGAGGAAGCGGCCCGTCTGTATCCCGTGGAGCTCGTCATGATCGTGCATCACGAAGGTCAAAGCGACCGCTATGCCGTCTCCAAGGCGCAACTCGACGAAGTCGAGCGCGCGCTCACGCAGCTCGGGCGGGCTCCGTAG
- the kduD gene encoding 2-dehydro-3-deoxy-D-gluconate 5-dehydrogenase KduD: MNAAQWFDLTGRVAVVTGARRGIGRSLAIGLAQAGADLVVVSRTAADDLAADVERLGRRCLAVEADLADPAHVDRVIPQAVRAFGRVDILVNNAGTATRGPALDVTPDDWHRVLQVNLHAVFSLCQAAARDMLPRGRGKVINIASMMSFQGGINIAGYTASKGAVGQITKLLANEWAAHGVNVNAIAPGYIATDLTRPLREDPVRGPEILARIPAGRWGRPDDLAGAAVFLASSASDYVHGHLLVVDGGWLAR; the protein is encoded by the coding sequence ATGAACGCGGCCCAATGGTTCGACCTCACCGGCCGGGTCGCCGTCGTGACGGGCGCCCGCCGCGGCATCGGCCGAAGCCTGGCGATTGGCCTCGCACAGGCCGGCGCCGACCTGGTCGTCGTGAGCCGGACAGCGGCGGACGACCTGGCGGCGGACGTCGAGCGGCTGGGGCGCCGCTGCCTCGCGGTCGAGGCGGATCTCGCCGATCCGGCGCATGTAGACCGGGTGATTCCCCAGGCGGTGCGCGCGTTCGGCCGCGTGGACATCCTCGTCAACAACGCGGGCACAGCCACCCGCGGCCCGGCGCTGGACGTGACGCCCGACGACTGGCACCGCGTCCTCCAGGTCAATCTCCACGCGGTCTTCAGCCTGTGCCAGGCCGCGGCCCGTGACATGCTGCCCCGCGGACGCGGCAAGGTTATCAACATCGCGTCAATGATGAGTTTTCAGGGCGGCATCAACATTGCCGGGTACACGGCGAGCAAGGGCGCCGTGGGACAAATCACGAAGTTGCTCGCCAACGAATGGGCGGCGCACGGCGTCAATGTCAACGCGATCGCCCCCGGATACATCGCCACCGACCTGACGCGACCGCTGCGGGAAGACCCGGTGCGTGGTCCGGAGATTCTCGCGCGCATCCCGGCCGGCCGGTGGGGCCGGCCCGACGACCTCGCCGGCGCCGCGGTGTTCCTCGCTTCCAGCGCATCCGACTACGTGCACGGCCACCTCCTCGTCGTCGACGGCGGATGGCTCGCCCGGTAA